DNA sequence from the Cohnella herbarum genome:
TATTTCGGACAATAGTCAGACGGAGGCGCGCTAGGAACACGGCTGATCAGAAGAAAGCGGAAGTTATTAAGAAGGCCAAAGATTTTTGTAGCGCCACGATTCGACCGATTTCGTCATGTCGGCAAGAGCTCGGGACTTAGGACTCTATTTCATTGGCATGTATTGACAATAGAATCGGGAACATGCTAATTTCTATTCGGGAAACCGGTTTCCTAGAAATTAATGAATGAGTGAAATGAAGGAGTGCTCTGATCAAGCACGAATGTAAGCGCTTAATATAAGAAAATCCAGGAGGGAAATAAGGATGCTCAGAAGATGGTTATCTCCGTTGCTTATTGCGGCTTTTATGTTAACTCTATGCGCTAACGTATTCATCGTCTCTCCCCAAACCGTACATGCGGCAAGCATAGGTACGATAGACGAGAACGACACGATCTATCAAATTATGGTCGACCGGTTCCATGACGGAGATCCGAGCAACAATGCGACGGGAGCGGCCATCCGCTACGGCGAAACGTCGGAAGAGGACTTCCGTCATATGAAAGGCGGCGACTGGCAAGGGATCATCGATAAGCTGGGCTACATTAAAAACATGGGCTACACGGCGATCTGGATATCTCCCGTCGCCGAACCGCAAATGACGAACCGGGAAAATAACGGTTCGGGCAGAAATACGGCTTATCACGGCTACAATATCAAAGATCCGAACAAGGCTAATCCGTTCTTCGGAACGAAAGAGAAGCTCAAGGAGCTCGTAGATTCGGCACATGCCCTCGGAATCAAAGTCGTCATCGACGTCGTTCCGAATCACATCGGCGACTATATGTTAGGAACGCAAGCCTTTTACGATATTCCTAGCTTGCAGCCGGCGGCTCCGTTTAACAATCCGTCTTGGTATCATCACAACGGGGATATCAATTTCGCATCCGTCGAAGGGATTTATACCCAAGCGGCACAAGATTATCTGGAGAACTATGACTTAGGTGGACTCGACGATATCGATTTCGACGTCCCGGCGGCCAGGCAAGCGATCTTCGACTCGATCAAAGGCTGGTTCGACTACACGGGGGCGGACGGGGCGCGCGTAGACGCGGCTAAGCTAATGAAACCGACGGACATTGGCGCGTTGCAGAATTATCTAGGAGTAAACACCTTCGGAGAAAACTTCGACGGAAACGCGGAATTCGTCTCCCGCTGGGTCGGCGCGAACAAAGAATGGGGAATGCTGGACTTTCCGCTGTTCTTTAAGATTCTTAGCAGCTTTGCGCACGGGCAGTCTTTCGATGCGTATATCAAAGACGGCTTAGCCCAGGATTATCGGTATAACGGCAACGAGAACCATATGGTCACCTTCATCGACAACCACGACCGAAATCGGTTCCTTCAGGAAGCGGGAGGAGACGTGCAGAAGCTGCAAAACGCGCTGACGTTTATTTTCACCGTGCGCGGTATGCCGGTCGTCTTCCAAGGAACGGAGCAAAACAAAGGGAATGCCAATAATCAAATTCTGAGCGACGGAATCGCGGATACTTGGAACCGTTGGTCGATGGTTAAGCGCGATGCGAACGGCAACGTCATTCAGAACTATTTTAACGAGAGTACGAACACGTACCAGCACGTCGCCAAGCTCAATCAAATTCGCTCGAAGTATGAAGCGCTCCGTAAGGGCAAACAGCGCGAGATGTGGTCCGCTCAAAATCTGTACGCCTTCTCCCGCCGCGTAGAAAGCGGTACTAACGTTGGGCAGGAGGTACTATCGGTATTCAGCAACGCATCGAGCGGAACGCAAAACGTTACGATTCCTCTTCGGGCCGAGAGTACCTTAACCGCCGGGACGGTTTTAGTTAACCAGTTGAATACCGCAGACAGCATTACCGTTCAATCCGGAGGAGTCACGGGTAAGCAAATTACGGTAAGCGTGGGAGCGAACTCCGCGAAAATTTATGCCAAGGAGATTTCCGACACGCAAGCGCCGACGGTGCCTACGAACGTGAACGCAAGCGCGCTTAGCGCGACAAGTATCCAAGTCACTTGGACGGCTGCTACGGATAACATCGGCGTCACCGGATACGAAGTGTTCCGCAACGGATCGTTGGTTGGAACGACGTCCGGAACTTCATTCACGGATAACGGATTAACGGCCGCAACGACGTACTCCTATACCGTCAAGGCATACGACGCGGCAACGAACCGGTCCGCGTTAAGCTCGCCGCCGGCTTCGGCGACGACGACTCCGCCGGATACGCAGGCGCCGAGCGTACCGCAGAACGTAGCGGCAACCGCGTCGTCGTCCTCCTCGATCAACGTCGCATGGACGGCATCGACGGACAATATCGGCGTCACCGGATACGAAGTTTACAGGAACGGTACGCTCGTTGGACAGTCAACGACAACCTCCTACGCGGACGTCGGTCTTGCGGCAACGACCTCATACTCCTATACGGTCAAAGCTTTCGATGCAGCGGCTAACCGTTCGGAATTCAGCGCGCCTCCTGCCGTAGCTACGACGTTAGCCGGCAATAACGTGACGATCTATTACAAACAAGGCTTCACGACGCCTTATATCCATTACCGTCCTGCCGGAGGCACATGGACGACGACGCCTGGCGTACCGATCCCCGCATCGGAGGTACCGGGATATAACAAGATTACGATCAACATCGGTACGGCGAGTCAACTGGAAGCTTGTTTCAACAACGGTAGCGGGACATGGGATAGCAACAATCAGTTAAATTACTTGTTCGGAGTCGGAACGTGGACGTACACTCCGACGGGGAACATCGTATCCGGTGCCCCTTCGTTGCCGGAAAACGTTCCGCCTAGCGTTCCGCAGAACGTAGCAGCGACAGCCGTATCGGCTACATCCGTGAACGTCACTTGGAGCGCATCGACCGATAACGTCGGGGTTACCGGGTATGAAGTGTTCCGCAACGGAACGTTAGTCGGGACCTCCGCGACAACATCCTTCGCGAGCACGGGACTTGCGGCCGCAACGACTTACAATTTTACGGTGAAAGCTTACGATGCGGTCGGCAACCGTTCCGCCGAGAGCACGCCTCCGGCTTCGGTAACGACTTTAGCTGGTAACCAAGCCACGATCTATTACAAGAATACTGCATTTACGAATTCTTATATTCACTATAAGCTCGACAATTCTACTACTTGGACGACGTTGCCTGGAAGCCAGATGCAAAGTTCATCCTTCCCGGGATACGCGAGCATCACGATCGAGCTTGGCAGCGCGACGGGGTTAACCGCCGCCTTCAATAACGGCAGCGGAACTTGGGACAATAACGGAGGCAGCAATTATACGTTTGCCTCGGGAACTTGGAGCTTGGTCAACGGCAACAAAACGTCCGGAACGCCGCAAGCGGACAGCGTAACGTTACGAGTGACGGTGCCATCGTCAACGCCCGCGAACGGGCCGGTTTACTTGACGGGAACGTTCAACAATTGGTCCACGTCCGATGCCGCGTATCAATTGACGAAAGGAACGGACGGCGTTTACTCTATTACGTTGAACTGGACTTCGGGTACGGCGGTTCAATACAAGCTCACGCGGGGGACGTGGGCGACGGTCGAGGTGAATTCGAACGGAAGCGATATTTCCAATCGTACGATAACTCCATCCGGAGGAGCTCTAACCGTAAATCTAACGGTACAACGCTGGAAAGACCAATAAGGAACGGCAGAGGGTTGTCGAGAGGGTTGTTGAACTATCGACAGCCCTCTCTTTTTGAGAATAAGAGAATGAAAGGGGATACAAGAAGATCATGATTAAGATGAAATGGCTTTCTCGATCGATTGCCGTTTTGCTGGGGGGTGCTTGGTTGCTGCAAGCTGGCGCTTCCGGCGTTTCTGCCGAGATCGCCGCCGCTCACGTTTATCATAATCATATGCCTAATTTCTGGGCTTACTATGACGTCAATCAATATGGTTCGACTCCCGTCGGGAGCCCGATTCGGTATACGTACGACGGGGATGTCATCGCGCTTAAGAACAATCCTCCGCCAGGTTATCCCTATTATTTGCCTAGCGGAGCCATCATGCCCCACGATGACCTGGTATCTTATTACTCTCATCACGCCAAGAAAGGAGCCTATCTGAGTTGGCCTTGGAGCGTAGCGGGAGATCTGCGCAACAATCACGCCCAAGCCCAGATGCACGTGACGATGTCTGGGTCGCTCGTCAATAACGTGAACAGCCTTGTTCAACGCGGCAACGTGAACGACTACAACAACCTAAATTGGTGGCAGCCATGGCGTACGGCATACAACAATCTTCTAACGCAGAATGGGAAGAAGACATTGGATCTGATCCATTTTACGGGTCATCATAGCATGGGGCCGTTAGCCGGCAACGATTATATGCTGAAAGATTTGATTTACCAAGGAGCCGCTCTTGCCCAGCCTTATTTTATGGGAAGCAGTTATAAATCTTCGAACGGATTTTTCCCTACGGAGCTAGGGTTCTCGGAACGGATTATTCCGGTGCTACAGAAGCTAGGCATTCAATGGTCGGTCATCGGGAACAACCATTTTTCGCGTACGTTAAAGGACTATCCGTTATTGAACAGCCCGGGTACCGATACGATGATATCGCCACCCAACCGCGCGGATTTGCAGAATACGAGCAATGTCGGCTCGTGGGTGAGCCAGAACATGTTTAACGAGCAACAGGTCGTTCATAATAAATATCCGTTCGCCTCTACGCCTCATTGGGTTCGTTACGTGGACCCGGCTACGGGACAGGAATCGAAGGTCGTTGGTATACCTGTCGCTCAAGCAGAGTCATGGGAGGAAGGCTACAACGGCAGCACGAAAGCTACGGCGCTCAAGCCCTTCGAAGGGATTTCATCCCAGAAACAGTTTTTCGTTGTCGCGCACGACGGCGATAACTCTTCGGGGCGCGCGGGCTCGGAAGAAACCTGGCGCAACGCGGCGAACGTTACGTATACCGATTCCGGCGTGAAGGGGATGGGAATCGATGAGTATCTTCGCATGAATCTTCCCGCCGCGAACGATGTCGTTCACGTCCAGGACGGCTCATGGATCGATACGAGAGATTCTTCATCCGATCCGACATGGTACCATTGGCGGTTGCCTTTCGGCATATGGAAGTCGCAATTCTCAAGCTTTAATCAAGCGAATCAAACCGCTTACGCGCCTAAGAAAAACTTAGCGGGAATCGACGACGGAATGACGGTATCGTTCGAGTACGGATACCATTACTTGGAGCGCAACTTCGCTTTGTTGCAAGCCGCTTTGAACTATGCGAAGACGGCGGAGCAAATCTGGCTGGAAGAGCATCCGAACTATTGGCAACCGACCACGGCGCTGGATCATGAGATTACGTATCCGGGTAACCAATTAAATCCTTGGATGCTGTCGTATCCGGTGAAGGGGAACGTCGCCAACGATTACGCGGGCGGCGCTAATCCAGCGGAGCTCGCTTGGTATTTCCTGCTTCCCGCAATGGATTCCGGCTTCGGGTATTACGACGAGAACGTGGACGATAACGTGAAACCGACTTTGTCCTTTAATCAATCTTTATATTTCTCCAAACCCTACGTGCAGTCTAAGTTAGCCAAGGATAAAGTGGGACCTTCCGTCTGGTGGCCGCAGCGCTATCCGTATAACCCGGGCAGCGCGAACGTGAGTAAAGCGGAAGGATGGACATTGCATCATTTCGATAATTCTTTTGCCATCTATTCGTACGCCTACGATACGAGCGGGATCCAGAACATCAAGGTCAAAGTCAGGACGCATACGAGCAAGTCGGCCGACGCCGCGGACAATACGTTTAAAGTGTACGATCCGGCGGCGCTTCAGGCGGCAGGCGTGCAAGGGATTGATCCGGCAAAGGTCGGCTCATGGACGGAATATTCGATGAACGTACGCGACCTAACGCCGGATATAAACGGAGTAGATTGGCAGCCCAGCGGCAAAGCGGTCATGGCTAAGGTGCCGGCGCAGGAAATCGGGGATCTCTATTATTCGTACATCGATGACTACCGCGACCAATTATTAGACTACTATATTGAAGCAACGGATTCGAAAGGCAACGTTACGAAAAGCGAGATCCAGCAAGTGTACGTCGGTGCGGGCAAATATAATCTCGTGGGCGGCAAATACATCGAGGACGTGCAAGGATCTGTTACGGGCACGCATCCTTTCATAACCGATCAACCGACTATCCCGGATAATGAACCTCCAAGCGTACCGGCTCAGGTAAGCGCGCAAACGATCAACGCTTCCTCTATTAAAGTGTCATGGAGCCCATCCACGGATAACGCGGGCGTTACGGGATACGACGTTTATCGCAACGGAACGAAAGTCGGGACGTCTTCAACTAGCGCTTATACGGATAATGGTTTAGCGGGCAGCACCGCCTATTCGTACACCGTTAAAGCGTATGATGCGGCAGGCAACCGCTCGGACTTCAGCGCACCTCCAGCCGTCATTACGACGCCAGCCGGCAACAACGTCACGATTTATTACAAGGCAGGCTTCACGACGCCTTATATCCATTATCGCCCGGCCGGCGGGACGTGGACGACTTCTCCGGGAGCCGCCATTCCGTCGTCGGAGTTGCCCGGATATAATAAAATCACGATCAACATCGGCGCCGCAACGCAGTTAGAGGCTTGTTTCAATAACGGAAGCGGCACATGGGATAGCAACAATTCGCAGAACTATTTATTCGGAACGGGAACATGGACTTACACGCCTACGGGCAACATCGTAGCGGGTGCCCCGATCGTGGATACGCAGGCACCGACCGCACCATTGAACGTGACCGCTCAAGCGGCATCGGCCGTGAGCGCCACGATTACGTGGAGCGCGTCCACGGACAACGTCGGGGTTACGGGTTACGACGTGTTCAGGAACGGCGCGAAAGTCGGATCGACGGCGACCGCGACGACTTATACCGATAGCGGACTTTCTGCGGGAGCTTCCTATTCTTATACAGTGAAGGCATTCGATGCGGCGGGTAATCGTTCGGTGAGCAGCGATCCTCCGGCCGTCATCTCGACTCCGGCGGGCAACAACGTGACGATCTACTACAAGAAAGGATTCGCCGCGCCGTATATTCATTATCGCCCGGCTGGAGGTACCTGGACGTCTGCGCCGGGCGTCGCCATGCCGGAGTCGGAGGTATCCGGATATAACAAGATCACGATCAGTATCGGTACGGCGAGTCAACTGGAAGCTTGCTTCAACAACGGCAGCGGGACATGGGACAGCAACAATTCACAGAACTATTTGTTCGGAGCGGGAACATGGACGTATACGCCGACGGGGAACATCGTATCCGGCCCTCCATCGTTGCCGGAAAACAATCAGGCTACGATTTATTACAAGAATGCGGCGTTTGCGAGCTCCTATATTCATTATAAACTCGACAACTCGACGACGTGGACGACATTGCCGGGCGTGCCTATGCAAAGCTCCGTTTATCCGGGTTATTCGAGCGTCGCCATTGAGCTCGGCAGCGCAACGGGATTAATCGCAGCCTTTACGAATGGCAGCGGAAGCTGGGATAACAACGGCGGTAGTAATTATTCGTTCGGCTCGGGGACGTGGAGCTTAATCAATGGCAGTAAGACATCCGGAACGCCGCAAGCGGATAGCGTAACGTTACGAGTGACGGTGCCGTCGTCAACGCCCGTGAACGGACCGGTTTACTTAACGGGTTCGCTCAACGGTTGGGCGACTGGGGATTCAGCCTATCAATTGACAAGAGGAACCGACGGAGTTTATTCTATCGATTTGAATTTGCCGGCAGGGACGGCGATTCAGTACAAGCTGGCGAGAGGAACTTGGGCTTCGGTAGAGGTGAATTCGAACGGCAGCGATATCGCCAATCGAACGTTAACCCCAACGGGGGGCTCGCAGATCGTTAATCTATCGGTACAGCGTTGGAAGGATCAATAGATTTTATCGGAAAGTTTAGGAAGTAAATGATTGACTTTGCCTATCATCCATGATAAATTATAATTCTGACTCGGAAGCCAATATTGTCAGAATGTGCGGTCGTGGCGGAATTGGCAGACGCGCTAGATTCAGGTTCTAGTGGTGTAACAGCCGTGGAGGTTCGAGTCCTCTCGACCGCACCAAACTCTCAAACAAACTCTTCTTAGGAAGGGTTTTTTCTTTTTGATTTATTATACTGAGTGTACATTCGTAGGAATCACTTCATATTTAAGTATGGCTTCACTCTGACTATATACATGACCATGGATTCGTGGTAACGTACGAATATAATAAGGAAAACGTTTTACGTCATTACATTCTCAAATTTGAGTTAATTAAAAATTTTTACAATTATTCAAAATTATAGTTTAATAGAGTGTCTTTATATGTTATTATTTATATATGCTCATCTCCGACAACATTGTATAGGGCGATATTCTTGCAAATTATTGCAAGGAGCCTTCCTAACCTCTCCGATTCAAGTCATTCATTTCTTAGCAAAGCGGCTTACTCTCCAATACCGTGTCAAAACCCACAAATTCAACATCAGGTCAACACGATAGAAACTCTTTAGATAGAGTTATATAGATTATTACAACGATTAGGAGGGAAATAATAATCTGATTTTCGGTATGCGCGATATAATTTCTAACGACGTAAACAATGAGGTGATGCGTTGTCGTTTAAGGAGCTTATATCTCCAAGTATCTTGAACCGCTCTGCCAAGGGCTCGCGTCGATATTTGCTTATAGCGGTGACGGCAGCGATTTGCGGCGCTTTGGCTGAAATGGCCATAGCTTTGTCGATCATGCGATTGGCTGATGCCGGATTATCCGGGGACGAAAATACCGCCATTCGGATGTCCATCTACATGTCGGCAGCGGTTATTGTCGGTTTTCTGTTGAAGTTCTCGATAAAGGCGGCCGCGACGCGATTCGGAGCAAATACCGCTTATAAGTTGCGTTCATCGTTGTTCGCTCATATGACGAAATTAAAGCAATCCGAAGCGGAATCCCGCCACGCGGGCGATTGGATGTCCGTTCTATCCAATGATGCGTTCGCGATCGAGCAATTTTTTACTTATCACTTATGCAATTTGTTGTTTCACCCTATCATGGCGACAGGCACTTTTATTTTTTTGTTCTTGTTGCAATGGAAGCTTGTTTTGCTATGCTGCTTGATTATACCGCTATCGCTCTTGATTTCTTGGCAACTAGGAAAGCCGATTATTCGACAATCGCAGCAATTGCAAGAGATCGAAGGGACGATCAACTCCCAAATCCAGGATGCCGTGCTCGGGCAAGCTTTAATAAAGTCCTACGGAAGGCAGAATTGGCTGAGGGAACGATTTGAACGTGTTTTGAAGAAAGGCCTGTTCAAAAGCTTTGATTTGGAACGGCAAAGGTCGCTCATCATCCCGTGGCAAATTCTACTGCAAACGCTTCCATTCGCGATGTGTATTCTTTATGGAGGCTGGCTGGCCATTCATGGCGATATGCGTCCTGCGGCATTGCTTGCCTTCATCTATCTATTGGGCTATTGCATTCAATCCGCTTCCGCGCTGCCGGAGCTGATCAATCAGTTATTCGTTGCGGCAGGCGCGGTTAGGCGGTTGGATCAGATCATGGACTATCGAACGGAAGACGATACGGGGACGACAGTGGCCGATAACGAGGATCGGACAAGTACGGATGAGAGCGAAAGCGTCATTTCATTCAACGATGTCAATTTTCAATACGCGGGCCGCTCAGTGCTTGCCCTCAACGATATTACTTATGACGTCCGGAAAGGCCAATTCGTTGCGATCGTCGGGCCGAGCGGTTCCGGGAAGAGTACGATCATGAAGTTATTAAGCAAGCTATACGAACCGAATGGAGGAGAAATTCGGTTATTTGGAAAGCCGTTAGCCGATTACAATCCGCAGGCAGCTCGTTCCATGATTTCTTTCGTGAAGCAACATACGTTCTTGTTCCCGGGCACGATCTTGGACAATATCAGACACGGCAAGCCGCTTGCGACGGATAGGGAAGTGATCGAAGCGAGCATAGCCGCAGGGGCAGACGCATTTATTCAACAGCTTTCCGAAAGTTACCTGACACAGATTGGCGAGAGGGGAGCGGGATTATCCGGTGGGCAGATGCAGAGGATTGCCATTGCGCGAGCGCTGTTGAAGGAAGCTCCGATCATTGTTTTCGACGAACCGACCTCCGCGCTCGATGGAGAGTCGGAAGCGATTATTCAAGAGACGCTACGGCAAGTTCGAAGGGAAAAAACCATTCTCGTTATCGCTCATCGATTGTCTACGGTTCAAGACGCGGATCTCATTCTTGTGATGGATCAAGGCCGCATAGTCGAGTCGGGAACGCATGAACAATTAATGCGGCATAGCGGGCTATATTCCGGCTTGCATCAAAACTTATTAGAAGGTGTCTCCTAATGGCCGAACGACGTTCGGAGTGGTTGCGCTTTTATTCCATGCTGCCGAAACCGAGGCGAAGATATTTCCAATATGCGATCGGCGAGTCCTTGATTCGATCGATTGTTCCGATCGTCACGGCATTCGCTCTCAAATGGACGATAGACGCGTCGGTGTCGGATGATATCAACATTTTATGGAAAACGTTTTCTATATTATGCGGTTCTACCCTCTTGTTCGCCGCCCTATCGCCTTTGCTCGTCTACAGAGTAAAACGGACGGCCAAGCTACTCAGCGTCGGCATACGCGGCAAACTGATCAACAAAGTCGCATACTTGTCTTTTCCGTTCTTCGAACGCCATGAAAGCGGCGAATTGATGTCGAAAATGTCGAACGACGTGCTTCAAATGGAGGAAATGTATACCGAGCATATGCGTAATTTAGTCCATTATGCGATCGTGGGCCTAGCTTCCTTCGCGGCGATGCTCGTTTTGGAATGGCGATTTGCCGTGTCGCTGATCTCGTTAACCGTCGTGATAGGAGCGGTGAACTATCGATTCCTACGTCCGTTGCGAATACTTAGCCATACTTTACAGCAACGGAAAGGCGAAGCGAATGCCAGATGCAGCGATTTGTTACACGGTCTCTCCACGATTAAGCTCTATCAGCTGGAACCCGTCGTCATCGGGCAATACGATGAACGAAATCGCGAGATTCAGCATTTAACGAGTAGATTCGGACTACAAACCGCAGGGCTGGAAGCCATGAATTATTTGTTGACCTTCATAAGTTTCGGGGGCATTGCCGTAGCGGGAACGTTTCTAGTACTGAGCGGTTCGATTGAAACGGGTTCGCTCATCGCCCTTATCCAGTTGCAGATGAACGTAACGTTCGTCATTATGCTTACGGGCGGATTGGTTGCCCGAATGCAGGTTTCCGTTACGGCATCCGAACGAATCAACGGATTGCTCGAGAGTGAAGAGGAAACCCAAGAGATCGTCGAAGGGAAGTCGGATTCGTCAGAAGGCACGAAAGACTATGCCGTGGAGTTAGACGATGTATTTTTTTCATATGGCCAAAGATCCGTTCTACGAGGGGTTAAGATGTCGGTGCGGTCTGGCGAGACGGCCGTCATCATGGGAGGGAGCGGCAATGGAAAAAGCACGCTTTGCAAGCTGTTGCTCGGTTTTTATCGACCGGACAGCGGCAGCATCAGACTGCTTGGCGATGATTTCTCGCAGTGCTCGCTGACGAATTGGAGAAGTAGAATCGCTTATGTTCCGCAAGAACCGTTTCTCTTCTCTGGGACGATCGAGGACAACATTCGATTTGGGAACCTTGACGCTTCGGATGAAGACGTACGGACCGCAGCCGCGGCAGCAGGCGCCCACGACTTCATTCACTCGCTGCCGGAAGGTTACGGCACGAATATTACGCAAGATGCGTCCAACCTATCGGGAGGACAGAAACAAAGGATTACCATTGCCAGAGCTTTTCTGAAAGACGCCCCGATTCTGCTTCTGGACGAGCCAAGCTCTTCGCTTGACGCCGCTGCGGCGAATGCGGTGGCGGATGTCGTGAACCGATTGAGGGGGGTGAAGACGTGCCTCGTTATCGCTCATGAATCTAAGTCGCGATATCAATCTGACGTTGTGTATTGCATCGAAGAGGGGAAAGCGCAAAAACAGTAAACGGAAATGAAAGAAGGGAACTCGTGATTAGCGTTATTATGCCGACATTCAATAAAGCCGCCTATTTGAATCTGACTTTAGCCTCGTTCGTACGGCAAACTTCCAAGGATTACGAAATCGTCCTGATCGACGACGGCAGCGGAGATGGCACGCAAGCCATCGCGGACAATTACAAGAACAAGCTGAATTTGATCCGCTTGAAACAGGCTAACCTGGGGCGATCGGCAGCGAGGAATAAGGGGATTTCCGCTAGCTCGGGGGAGTATCTACTGTTTAACGATGACGATCGTATCGTTCGGGGCGATTTTATCGAACGGCATCAATCGGCACTCTCAAGAGAAGCAAATACCGTTCATATCGGCGGCAAAGGTCGGGTACTAACGATCTGGCGGCGAAATCAGTTGATCATGCAAGGCCAAGACCGTCGAAAGTTAGCGGAGCAGCTAGGCGATCGTTGGCATCGCGTTCGCAGGAAGACGTATGCGGAGCTTGCGTCGGCAGAGGAAGTGGAGACGAATTTCGAGCATACCATCGAACGTTTGTTTCTGGGCAAAGAGTTCGAATCGAATCATGCGTTAGGGGTTCCAATAGATCGGATAGAAGACTTTCGCCTGAAGTGGATGCTAGGCACAACGGCTAATTTGTCCGTGAGAAAAGATGCCGTAGTCGAAGCGGGGATGTTCGATACGGAGTTCAGAGGTTGGGGAATGGAGGACTCCGAGCTCTGCTACAGGCTGGTAAGGAACGGATTGGCGCTAAAAGAATGTCCCGAGGCGTTCAATTATCATCAAATTCATCCGATCGGTCGAAAGTTCTGGATTAATCCGACGTTGAGCATTTCACGTATGAACGAGCTAAAAAGAAACATCGATTATTTTCACGCCAAATTCGGAACGCCCGCCAGTTATATTTTTCGCAGAGCGTTTTACGATAATATTCCTACTTTGCTCGCGAACGAGATATTAATTCAATTCGAAGGCGCATTAGGCGAATCAGGTACCGTCGAGGATTGGGACTCGCTGTATCGTACGATCATGAGGAGCAGAAGAAACCGGTCGTTAGGAGCGAGGTTTGGTATTAGATCGAGAGGGTAGCGGAATAAGGAGGATGGATGCGAGGATGCGGACGCGACAATCGACACTTGCGGATGTTCTTCATGACCT
Encoded proteins:
- a CDS encoding ABC transporter ATP-binding protein is translated as MSFKELISPSILNRSAKGSRRYLLIAVTAAICGALAEMAIALSIMRLADAGLSGDENTAIRMSIYMSAAVIVGFLLKFSIKAAATRFGANTAYKLRSSLFAHMTKLKQSEAESRHAGDWMSVLSNDAFAIEQFFTYHLCNLLFHPIMATGTFIFLFLLQWKLVLLCCLIIPLSLLISWQLGKPIIRQSQQLQEIEGTINSQIQDAVLGQALIKSYGRQNWLRERFERVLKKGLFKSFDLERQRSLIIPWQILLQTLPFAMCILYGGWLAIHGDMRPAALLAFIYLLGYCIQSASALPELINQLFVAAGAVRRLDQIMDYRTEDDTGTTVADNEDRTSTDESESVISFNDVNFQYAGRSVLALNDITYDVRKGQFVAIVGPSGSGKSTIMKLLSKLYEPNGGEIRLFGKPLADYNPQAARSMISFVKQHTFLFPGTILDNIRHGKPLATDREVIEASIAAGADAFIQQLSESYLTQIGERGAGLSGGQMQRIAIARALLKEAPIIVFDEPTSALDGESEAIIQETLRQVRREKTILVIAHRLSTVQDADLILVMDQGRIVESGTHEQLMRHSGLYSGLHQNLLEGVS
- a CDS encoding ABC transporter ATP-binding protein, with protein sequence MAERRSEWLRFYSMLPKPRRRYFQYAIGESLIRSIVPIVTAFALKWTIDASVSDDINILWKTFSILCGSTLLFAALSPLLVYRVKRTAKLLSVGIRGKLINKVAYLSFPFFERHESGELMSKMSNDVLQMEEMYTEHMRNLVHYAIVGLASFAAMLVLEWRFAVSLISLTVVIGAVNYRFLRPLRILSHTLQQRKGEANARCSDLLHGLSTIKLYQLEPVVIGQYDERNREIQHLTSRFGLQTAGLEAMNYLLTFISFGGIAVAGTFLVLSGSIETGSLIALIQLQMNVTFVIMLTGGLVARMQVSVTASERINGLLESEEETQEIVEGKSDSSEGTKDYAVELDDVFFSYGQRSVLRGVKMSVRSGETAVIMGGSGNGKSTLCKLLLGFYRPDSGSIRLLGDDFSQCSLTNWRSRIAYVPQEPFLFSGTIEDNIRFGNLDASDEDVRTAAAAAGAHDFIHSLPEGYGTNITQDASNLSGGQKQRITIARAFLKDAPILLLDEPSSSLDAAAANAVADVVNRLRGVKTCLVIAHESKSRYQSDVVYCIEEGKAQKQ
- a CDS encoding glycosyltransferase — protein: MISVIMPTFNKAAYLNLTLASFVRQTSKDYEIVLIDDGSGDGTQAIADNYKNKLNLIRLKQANLGRSAARNKGISASSGEYLLFNDDDRIVRGDFIERHQSALSREANTVHIGGKGRVLTIWRRNQLIMQGQDRRKLAEQLGDRWHRVRRKTYAELASAEEVETNFEHTIERLFLGKEFESNHALGVPIDRIEDFRLKWMLGTTANLSVRKDAVVEAGMFDTEFRGWGMEDSELCYRLVRNGLALKECPEAFNYHQIHPIGRKFWINPTLSISRMNELKRNIDYFHAKFGTPASYIFRRAFYDNIPTLLANEILIQFEGALGESGTVEDWDSLYRTIMRSRRNRSLGARFGIRSRG